The following proteins are co-located in the Methylomonas sp. 11b genome:
- a CDS encoding SRPBCC family protein, producing the protein MKKTSLLVSTVLFLFAGLANAHGPVRAKMTATITVDAPAAKVWDLIKNYDDMSWHPGIKSVKGDGTNNKGAIRVLTLANGTITEELKAYDAAKFSYKYKITDMSSTGTIKHAGQDEPLPVLPVGNYAAELSVNDKGGKAEIEWVATYYRAYVNNNPPAELNEETADKAVSNVLKTGLEAIAKKVGSGSATVEIDIKR; encoded by the coding sequence ATGAAAAAAACCTCGCTACTCGTTTCTACCGTTTTATTTTTGTTCGCCGGTTTAGCCAATGCTCATGGTCCGGTCAGAGCAAAAATGACAGCCACCATCACTGTCGATGCGCCAGCGGCAAAAGTGTGGGATTTGATCAAGAACTACGACGATATGTCTTGGCACCCAGGCATTAAAAGCGTGAAAGGCGACGGTACCAATAACAAAGGCGCCATCCGCGTTTTGACTTTGGCGAACGGCACTATCACCGAGGAATTAAAAGCCTATGACGCCGCAAAATTCTCTTACAAATACAAAATCACCGATATGAGTTCAACCGGCACTATTAAACATGCCGGCCAAGATGAGCCGCTGCCAGTATTGCCTGTCGGTAACTATGCGGCAGAATTGTCCGTGAACGATAAAGGCGGTAAAGCCGAAATTGAATGGGTGGCCACTTACTACCGTGCTTATGTCAACAACAATCCACCAGCAGAATTGAACGAAGAAACTGCCGATAAAGCGGTTAGCAATGTTCTGAAAACCGGTCTGGAAGCGATTGCCAAAAAAGTAGGCTCAGGTTCCGCGACGGTTGAGATCGACATTAAACGCTAA
- the sbcB gene encoding exodeoxyribonuclease I, with amino-acid sequence MTTATFFWHDYETFGIDPQRDRPCQFAGIRTDDDFNIVGQPVMAYCRPADDYLPHPEACLITGITPQLAAERGVCEAEFAALINQQLAEPGTCGVGYNSIRFDDEVTRNLLYRNFYDPYAREWQNGNSRWDIIDVVRAAKALRPEGIERPVNADGVASFKLEELTKANGIAHEAAHDALSDVYATIAMAKLIKERQPKLFNYLLSNRYKNAALNLLQLGSFTPLIHVSGRFSARNNSLAVILPLAQHPSNNNEIIVYDLSVDPAPLLELSAEEIQQRLFVARDALPEGVARIPLKTVHINKAPVLAPLSVIRPVDAERLQLDLGRCEANVQRIQTAPPLAEKLSQVFTRQYQDSPNDPDLMIYSGGFFSNSDKAMMTRIRQAKPDKLSDFAADFDDVRLPEMLFRYRARNYPHTLSIEDALLWQQYCRDKLTGALTNGGLTLEHFTAKIALMREEPNANQAILNELAAYAEDRRLKFSN; translated from the coding sequence ATGACTACAGCAACTTTTTTTTGGCACGATTACGAAACCTTCGGCATAGATCCGCAACGCGACCGGCCTTGCCAGTTTGCCGGCATCCGCACCGATGATGATTTTAATATCGTCGGCCAGCCTGTCATGGCCTACTGCCGGCCTGCCGACGATTACTTACCGCACCCCGAGGCCTGCCTGATTACCGGTATCACCCCGCAATTGGCGGCGGAAAGAGGCGTTTGCGAAGCAGAGTTTGCCGCCTTGATCAATCAACAGCTCGCAGAACCCGGTACCTGCGGGGTGGGTTATAACAGCATCCGCTTCGACGATGAAGTCACCCGCAACCTGCTTTACCGTAACTTTTACGATCCCTATGCGCGCGAATGGCAAAACGGCAACTCGCGCTGGGACATTATCGACGTAGTCCGGGCCGCCAAAGCCTTAAGACCGGAAGGTATCGAGCGGCCGGTCAATGCCGACGGCGTCGCCAGCTTTAAATTGGAAGAACTCACCAAAGCCAACGGCATCGCCCATGAAGCCGCACACGATGCGTTATCGGACGTCTATGCGACCATCGCAATGGCCAAATTAATCAAAGAACGGCAGCCAAAACTATTCAACTATTTATTATCCAATCGATATAAAAACGCTGCGCTAAACCTATTGCAACTCGGCAGCTTTACTCCCTTAATTCATGTCTCCGGTCGATTTTCGGCACGGAATAATAGCTTGGCCGTGATCTTGCCTCTGGCACAACATCCAAGCAATAACAACGAAATCATCGTTTACGACCTTTCGGTCGATCCGGCCCCCTTGCTTGAGTTAAGTGCAGAAGAAATTCAGCAGCGGCTATTTGTTGCCAGAGACGCGCTGCCGGAAGGCGTTGCCAGAATCCCGTTAAAAACCGTACATATCAACAAAGCCCCGGTATTGGCGCCTTTGTCGGTGATACGCCCAGTCGATGCCGAACGCTTGCAACTGGATTTAGGCAGATGCGAAGCAAATGTGCAGCGGATTCAGACTGCGCCACCTTTAGCGGAAAAGCTGTCGCAAGTATTTACCCGTCAATATCAAGATTCACCTAACGATCCTGATTTGATGATTTACAGCGGCGGATTTTTCAGCAACAGCGACAAAGCGATGATGACGCGAATCAGGCAAGCAAAACCCGACAAACTATCTGACTTTGCTGCCGATTTCGATGACGTCCGTTTGCCGGAAATGCTGTTTCGCTATCGCGCCCGGAATTATCCGCATACCCTATCGATAGAAGACGCTCTGCTCTGGCAGCAATATTGTCGCGACAAACTAACCGGTGCACTAACGAATGGCGGGCTGACGCTGGAACATTTCACTGCCAAAATTGCGCTGATGCGGGAGGAGCCCAATGCAAATCAAGCGATACTGAACGAGCTGGCGGCCTACGCGGAAGATCGACGCTTAAAATTTTCGAATTGA
- a CDS encoding pyridoxal phosphate-dependent aminotransferase, producing the protein MSITLSNRVKAVKPSPTLAITARAAAMRAAGKDIIGLGAGEPDFDTPDHIKAAAIKAINSGFTKYTAVDGTAGLKKAVIAKFKRDNGLDYQANQILVSCGGKQSFFNLAQALLNPGDEVIIPAPYWVSYPDMVLLADGVPVIIEAGQAQNFKITPAQLRAAITPKTRLLVINSPSNPTGAAYSLAELKALGDVLLDFPEVLIATDDMYELILWNKGEFVNILNAHPGFYDRTIVLNGVSKAYSMTGWRIGYAAGPAPLIEAMCIIQSQSTSNPTSISQVAAEEALNGDQGCIDTMMVEFKKRHDYVVAELNSIDGIECLPTDGTFYVFPNVEKLLSRLDGINDDLEFAEFLIEKAGVALVPGSAFGCPGHIRISIATSMTNLENALLRIKQAV; encoded by the coding sequence ATGAGCATTACCCTGTCTAACCGCGTAAAAGCGGTCAAACCGTCCCCTACCCTGGCTATTACCGCCCGCGCCGCCGCGATGCGTGCTGCCGGCAAAGATATTATCGGTCTGGGTGCCGGCGAGCCGGACTTTGATACGCCGGACCATATTAAAGCCGCCGCCATTAAAGCCATTAACTCCGGGTTTACCAAATACACCGCTGTAGACGGTACCGCCGGCTTAAAAAAAGCCGTTATCGCTAAGTTCAAACGCGACAATGGCCTGGATTACCAAGCCAACCAAATCCTGGTGTCCTGCGGCGGCAAACAAAGTTTTTTCAATCTGGCCCAGGCACTACTGAATCCCGGCGACGAAGTCATCATCCCTGCCCCATACTGGGTATCCTACCCGGATATGGTACTTCTGGCGGATGGCGTCCCCGTTATAATAGAAGCCGGTCAAGCGCAAAATTTTAAAATCACCCCGGCACAACTGCGCGCAGCCATCACCCCCAAAACCCGCCTATTGGTCATTAACAGTCCGTCCAACCCCACCGGAGCGGCTTATAGCCTGGCGGAATTAAAAGCGCTGGGCGACGTGTTATTGGATTTTCCAGAGGTGTTGATCGCTACCGACGACATGTACGAGTTGATTCTCTGGAACAAAGGGGAATTCGTCAACATCCTTAACGCCCACCCCGGCTTTTATGATCGCACCATCGTCTTAAACGGCGTATCCAAAGCTTATTCGATGACGGGCTGGCGGATCGGCTATGCAGCAGGGCCAGCACCGTTGATCGAAGCGATGTGCATCATTCAGTCACAAAGCACCTCCAACCCCACATCGATCTCGCAAGTAGCCGCCGAAGAAGCCCTGAATGGTGATCAAGGCTGCATAGACACGATGATGGTGGAATTTAAAAAGCGTCACGATTATGTGGTCGCCGAACTGAACAGTATTGATGGTATTGAATGCTTGCCCACCGACGGCACCTTTTACGTGTTCCCCAATGTGGAAAAACTGCTGAGCAGACTGGACGGTATCAACGACGATCTGGAATTTGCCGAATTCTTAATCGAAAAAGCCGGCGTGGCCCTAGTGCCAGGCTCAGCATTCGGCTGCCCTGGCCACATTAGAATCTCTATTGCCACCAGCATGACCAATCTGGAAAATGCCTTACTCAGAATCAAACAAGCGGTTTAA
- a CDS encoding type II toxin-antitoxin system HipA family toxin has protein sequence MSYMLAVYLFDRRVGDLALVEGRLQFSYSADWLQQADAVPLSCSLPLQVEVFNDLQARPFFAGLLPEGKLRQLIARQFQISKQNDFALLDHIGGECAGAVSLLPLDRLPAVSDQANEIDWLSDSDVLALLDELPQRPMLAGQDGLRLSLAGAQDKLPVVFDGQRIGLPRNGSPSSHILKPAISAVEDSVINEGFCLALADAMQFQTAQSRICAVRDRSFLLVERYDRTQAANGQRLRLHQEDFCQALGVIPELKYQNEGGPGLDQCFDLVRRVTRPSAPQVLRLLDAVIFNALIGNHDSHAKNFSILYADKGAVLAPLYDVLSTAVYPSLTPKMAMQLGGKCKFSEVQARHWDRFAQAAGLSVAQTRKRILGLCQRLPVVARRLQTSANHEFAGNPVVEQIVQLIEQRAALTVRRFAGFD, from the coding sequence ATGAGTTACATGCTCGCCGTCTATTTATTTGATCGTCGAGTGGGAGATTTGGCCCTGGTTGAAGGCAGACTCCAATTTAGCTACAGCGCCGACTGGCTGCAACAAGCCGACGCCGTCCCTCTGTCCTGTTCATTACCGTTGCAAGTAGAGGTTTTCAATGATCTGCAGGCGAGGCCGTTTTTTGCCGGCCTGTTACCGGAAGGCAAATTACGCCAATTGATCGCACGCCAGTTTCAGATCTCGAAACAAAATGACTTTGCTTTGCTCGATCATATTGGCGGTGAATGCGCCGGCGCCGTTTCGCTTTTGCCGCTAGACCGATTGCCCGCTGTATCTGATCAAGCGAACGAGATCGACTGGTTATCCGACTCTGACGTACTAGCCTTGCTGGATGAATTGCCACAGCGGCCGATGCTGGCTGGTCAGGATGGTTTGCGCTTATCATTAGCGGGCGCTCAGGATAAATTGCCGGTGGTGTTTGATGGTCAACGAATCGGTCTGCCCCGCAATGGCTCGCCCAGTAGTCATATTCTCAAACCGGCCATCTCAGCCGTTGAAGACAGTGTGATCAACGAAGGTTTCTGTCTGGCACTGGCAGATGCGATGCAATTCCAGACCGCACAGTCGAGGATTTGTGCCGTTCGCGACCGTTCATTTCTGCTGGTTGAGCGATATGACAGAACTCAAGCTGCAAATGGCCAACGCTTGCGTCTGCATCAGGAGGATTTCTGTCAGGCGCTTGGCGTAATACCAGAATTGAAATATCAGAACGAGGGTGGGCCGGGTTTGGACCAGTGCTTTGACTTGGTCCGCCGCGTGACCCGACCGAGTGCGCCGCAGGTGTTGCGACTGCTGGATGCGGTCATTTTCAATGCCTTGATTGGCAACCACGACTCCCATGCCAAGAACTTTTCTATCTTGTATGCCGACAAGGGAGCAGTTCTGGCACCACTTTATGATGTCCTGTCAACCGCCGTTTATCCCAGCCTGACGCCCAAGATGGCAATGCAGTTGGGTGGCAAATGCAAATTCAGCGAAGTGCAGGCCCGACATTGGGATCGCTTTGCTCAAGCGGCGGGCTTATCGGTAGCGCAAACCCGAAAACGTATCCTCGGTTTGTGCCAACGGCTACCCGTGGTTGCTCGCAGGTTGCAGACATCGGCGAACCATGAATTCGCCGGAAATCCAGTGGTTGAACAAATCGTACAACTGATCGAACAACGCGCGGCACTGACAGTCAGGCGGTTCGCCGGGTTTGATTAA
- a CDS encoding helix-turn-helix transcriptional regulator — translation MINIQYTQQLGQALRAARKQLGLTQSELALAAGVGVRFIVDLEAGKPTVRLETVMRVIEALGGQVMLDGLPDITEVP, via the coding sequence ATGATCAACATCCAATATACCCAACAACTTGGCCAAGCGCTGCGCGCCGCCCGCAAACAGCTCGGATTAACCCAATCCGAACTGGCGTTGGCGGCAGGTGTTGGCGTTCGCTTTATCGTCGACCTCGAAGCCGGCAAGCCGACCGTGCGTCTGGAAACGGTGATGCGCGTTATTGAAGCACTGGGTGGGCAGGTCATGCTCGATGGTCTGCCGGACATAACCGAAGTACCATGA
- a CDS encoding SLATT domain-containing protein gives MAFIDNVWWTRKARIQAERRLLSNAFQSQLLMLWYSFCGVAASIYYLKINNSGPNNDLPGIIWVVYSVLILCMSGFITGLSFKERAGLIKECYEALNTFYQKAKTANADIDAISKEYEQILGLCENHTDYDYYLALCIEYVTCTTTKDPKTKLKKDLDRRPTWYHWVSISYWIFKHYLLLMLLYFLPIILFFGLERI, from the coding sequence ATGGCGTTTATAGATAATGTGTGGTGGACAAGAAAAGCACGGATTCAAGCAGAGAGAAGGCTTTTATCTAATGCCTTTCAATCTCAGCTATTAATGCTGTGGTATTCGTTCTGCGGCGTGGCAGCCTCTATTTATTATCTTAAGATCAACAATTCAGGCCCTAACAATGATTTGCCCGGAATCATCTGGGTAGTCTATTCAGTGTTAATACTTTGCATGTCCGGTTTTATTACCGGTCTTTCCTTTAAAGAGCGTGCAGGACTAATCAAAGAATGCTATGAAGCTCTCAATACTTTTTATCAAAAGGCAAAAACAGCCAATGCCGATATAGATGCTATATCAAAAGAATATGAGCAAATTTTGGGGCTTTGCGAAAACCATACCGATTACGACTATTACCTCGCCTTATGTATTGAATATGTAACTTGTACCACTACTAAAGACCCGAAAACTAAATTAAAAAAAGACCTAGATAGAAGGCCAACCTGGTATCACTGGGTCAGTATAAGTTATTGGATATTTAAACATTATTTATTGCTAATGCTCTTGTATTTCTTGCCAATTATCTTATTTTTTGGCTTGGAGAGGATTTAG
- a CDS encoding reverse transcriptase domain-containing protein encodes MSVRKQFANYFSEDNLKQIFTDHIVYSGATGIDNLDQYAFRKQLNDQVAILSKKILAGTYQFTKYKLKLVSKGRGKKPREIAISTVRDRIAMRAMCEFLSERFKSGLSLELPQNVIKRIKTDVVSGKYSGYIKLDVSDFYPSIKHKELESRLRKRIKDPGIMNVILAAITSPTVIVSKASDKPSAIGVPQGLAISNILAAVYLLNIDRHMNSYPGIAYSRYVDDVLILCDSKQAEKVAKDVISRFSRIGLRVHDPIKAPEKSSIGDVKDRFDYLGYQFSDGSVSARTETVEKLKESIAAIFTSHKHSKLKNEKFLEWRLNLRITGCVFENKSKGWLFFFSEINDESLLHSLDNYVRKLIKRFNVGIKPKRFSRAFKELSYRRYETNYIPNFDNYSLDQKKDVLVEYFDFKLGSLTDEEIEFHFHKRIGKQVKDLLEDIQNFGY; translated from the coding sequence GTGAGTGTACGGAAGCAATTCGCTAATTATTTTTCGGAAGACAACCTAAAACAAATATTCACCGACCATATTGTATATTCTGGAGCGACAGGGATAGACAATTTAGATCAATATGCCTTTCGTAAGCAATTAAATGATCAGGTAGCAATTCTTTCGAAAAAGATATTGGCTGGCACGTATCAGTTTACTAAATACAAATTAAAACTTGTTAGTAAAGGTCGAGGAAAAAAGCCAAGGGAAATTGCTATATCGACAGTTAGAGACCGCATCGCCATGAGAGCAATGTGTGAATTTCTTTCAGAAAGATTTAAGTCAGGCTTATCCTTAGAGTTGCCGCAAAATGTCATCAAGCGAATAAAAACTGATGTCGTATCTGGAAAATATTCTGGCTACATTAAGCTAGATGTTTCGGACTTTTATCCATCTATCAAGCATAAGGAACTTGAGTCTCGCTTGCGCAAGCGTATCAAAGATCCCGGAATAATGAATGTCATCCTGGCTGCAATAACGTCGCCCACAGTTATCGTATCCAAAGCATCTGATAAACCTTCCGCAATTGGTGTGCCTCAAGGATTAGCTATATCAAACATTTTGGCGGCTGTATATTTGCTTAATATAGACAGGCATATGAATTCTTATCCGGGTATCGCATATTCTCGCTATGTCGATGATGTTCTGATTTTGTGTGACTCTAAGCAGGCAGAAAAAGTCGCTAAGGATGTTATTTCGAGATTTAGCCGAATTGGATTAAGGGTGCACGACCCCATTAAAGCTCCCGAAAAATCGAGCATTGGCGACGTCAAAGACCGGTTTGATTATTTGGGTTATCAGTTCAGTGACGGGAGTGTATCGGCCAGAACAGAAACAGTCGAAAAGCTTAAAGAATCAATCGCAGCAATATTTACAAGCCACAAACATTCAAAGCTAAAAAATGAAAAATTTCTGGAGTGGCGCCTAAATCTAAGAATTACCGGCTGTGTGTTCGAAAATAAAAGCAAAGGCTGGCTGTTCTTCTTTTCAGAAATAAATGATGAATCGCTATTGCATTCTTTAGATAATTACGTCCGTAAGCTTATAAAACGGTTTAATGTCGGAATAAAACCGAAACGATTTTCACGGGCTTTTAAAGAGCTAAGTTACCGCAGATACGAGACTAACTACATACCTAATTTCGATAACTATAGTCTTGATCAGAAAAAAGACGTGTTGGTTGAATATTTCGATTTTAAACTCGGTTCGCTAACGGATGAGGAAATAGAGTTCCACTTTCACAAGAGAATTGGGAAACAGGTTAAAGACCTGCTTGAAGATATCCAAAATTTTGGATATTAA
- a CDS encoding acyl-CoA dehydrogenase family protein produces MTKIPDFSSIPAYAGPPNDAQIKARLRAVAELGVFRHALPQHLGGFADDFAALVKSHRRLGETCRDPGLMLAVNAHLWGSVFPILLYGSEAQKAQFLPPLISGQWLGGHAITEPSCGSDVQAMTTQAALRGDSYVLNGEKRYITNAPVADCLVVYAKLAGKICAFLVSRNDDGCRVSDEAALVACRGSATGSVILQDCRLDADRLLGKIGAGTQMIQKALEYERAFVFAGIAGIMDWQLTEVVRYSRERRSGGVHLGKHQAISHRIAEMKLRLDTIALWLNECARLCDAGQRLTLASAQTKLYAAEAFLQSSLDAVQIMGAAGLESGSALAELVQDAMAGRLFSGSSEVQKNLIAALLGTGDAYKANPLSHS; encoded by the coding sequence ATGACTAAAATCCCCGATTTCTCCAGCATACCCGCTTATGCAGGCCCACCGAATGATGCCCAAATCAAAGCCCGGCTACGTGCCGTCGCCGAGCTGGGTGTGTTCCGCCATGCCCTCCCCCAACACTTAGGCGGTTTTGCAGATGACTTTGCTGCACTAGTCAAAAGCCATCGCCGACTCGGAGAAACTTGCCGCGACCCTGGCCTGATGCTGGCAGTCAATGCGCATTTGTGGGGATCGGTTTTTCCTATTCTGTTGTACGGCAGCGAGGCGCAGAAAGCACAATTTCTGCCGCCTTTAATCAGCGGACAATGGCTGGGCGGGCATGCGATCACCGAGCCTTCTTGCGGCTCCGACGTACAGGCGATGACAACCCAAGCGGCGTTACGCGGCGACAGTTATGTGTTGAACGGCGAAAAGCGTTATATCACCAACGCCCCCGTGGCCGATTGCTTGGTGGTGTACGCCAAATTGGCAGGCAAGATTTGCGCGTTTCTGGTTTCCCGTAACGATGACGGCTGCCGTGTTAGTGATGAAGCCGCGCTGGTTGCTTGCCGGGGCAGCGCCACCGGTAGTGTGATTTTGCAGGATTGCCGGCTCGATGCTGATCGCCTGCTGGGAAAGATCGGTGCCGGCACGCAGATGATCCAGAAGGCGCTGGAATACGAGCGGGCCTTTGTCTTTGCCGGCATTGCCGGCATCATGGACTGGCAGCTAACGGAGGTGGTTCGTTACAGCCGTGAGCGGCGCTCGGGCGGTGTGCATCTGGGTAAGCATCAGGCCATCAGCCATCGGATTGCCGAGATGAAGCTAAGGCTGGATACTATCGCTTTATGGTTAAACGAATGCGCGCGGCTTTGCGACGCCGGTCAACGCCTTACCCTGGCGTCGGCGCAAACCAAGTTATACGCCGCAGAGGCTTTCTTGCAATCCAGCCTGGATGCGGTGCAGATCATGGGCGCGGCCGGCTTGGAATCGGGTAGTGCGCTGGCGGAATTGGTGCAGGATGCCATGGCCGGCCGCTTGTTTTCCGGCAGTTCGGAAGTGCAGAAAAACCTGATCGCCGCCTTGCTCGGCACCGGCGACGCGTACAAGGCCAACCCACTATCCCACTCATGA
- a CDS encoding polysaccharide deacetylase family protein codes for MMNFSAYRDWQPTPLIKASLWLTAAALLAVAVQPSIWPWALTAIIVDHLVLTFAGLWPRCDWTGSNWTSLPPASVARGEIAITIDDGPDPDITPAVLDILEQRGAKATFFCIAAKAQRYPDLCRDIVKRGHAVENHSMHHQYHLPFLLLNGWMAELNAAQEALTKVTGIRPRFFRPPVGLRNPLLDPVLKRLGLQLASWTRRGFDTIDGNPQVVLAKLLKDLKAGDILLLHDSNVARTSSGQPVILEVLPPLLDAITAENLQTVTLSESLDRCQNP; via the coding sequence ATGATGAATTTTTCCGCTTACCGAGATTGGCAACCAACGCCGTTGATAAAGGCTTCCTTGTGGTTAACCGCCGCTGCGCTGTTGGCAGTAGCCGTGCAGCCTAGTATCTGGCCCTGGGCCCTGACTGCGATTATTGTCGACCACTTGGTGTTAACCTTTGCCGGCCTTTGGCCGCGTTGCGACTGGACGGGATCTAACTGGACCTCGTTACCGCCCGCTTCTGTGGCGCGCGGCGAAATCGCCATTACCATCGACGACGGCCCCGACCCGGACATCACCCCGGCCGTGCTCGATATTCTGGAGCAGCGCGGTGCCAAGGCGACATTTTTCTGTATCGCCGCCAAAGCCCAACGCTACCCTGACCTATGCCGGGACATCGTCAAACGCGGGCACGCGGTGGAAAATCACAGCATGCACCACCAATACCATTTGCCGTTTCTGTTGTTAAATGGCTGGATGGCGGAACTCAACGCCGCCCAGGAGGCTCTGACCAAAGTGACCGGCATTCGCCCGCGATTTTTCCGGCCGCCGGTAGGCCTGCGAAATCCTCTGTTGGATCCGGTACTCAAGCGTTTGGGGCTGCAATTGGCGAGTTGGACCCGGCGCGGCTTTGATACTATCGACGGCAATCCGCAAGTGGTTCTGGCAAAACTATTGAAAGACCTGAAGGCTGGCGACATTCTGTTGTTGCATGACAGTAACGTCGCGCGGACCAGCAGCGGCCAACCAGTGATTCTGGAGGTATTGCCGCCCCTGCTGGACGCCATTACCGCCGAGAATTTACAAACGGTCACGTTAAGCGAAAGCTTGGATCGTTGCCAAAATCCCTAA
- a CDS encoding rhodanese-like domain-containing protein, whose amino-acid sequence MNKTYASAALALFLSGCAFQAPDYLQMVTAPELNQLMQRQDIFLVDVHTPEQRHIKGTDAFIPYNSVEKHLDKLPQDKTTPIYLYCEGGPMGNAAAKTLHELGYEHLSNLEGGSKAWAKAGLGFE is encoded by the coding sequence ATGAATAAAACCTATGCCAGTGCAGCGTTGGCCCTGTTTCTGAGCGGTTGCGCGTTTCAAGCACCCGATTATTTACAAATGGTCACGGCGCCGGAGTTAAATCAGCTGATGCAACGTCAGGATATTTTTCTGGTGGACGTGCATACCCCGGAGCAGCGCCATATCAAAGGCACCGATGCGTTTATTCCTTACAACAGCGTCGAGAAACACCTGGATAAACTGCCCCAAGATAAAACCACTCCAATTTATCTGTATTGCGAAGGCGGCCCAATGGGGAATGCCGCCGCCAAAACGCTACACGAACTGGGTTACGAGCATTTAAGTAATCTGGAAGGAGGCAGCAAAGCTTGGGCAAAAGCAGGATTGGGGTTTGAATAG
- a CDS encoding acyl-CoA thioesterase: protein MLRAEVELTVPFHDIDLLNIAWHGHYCKYIEIARCAMLDKIGYGYMAMKETGYVWPIVDLQLRYVRPAQFEQRIRVSAELVEWEYRMKIKYLVADAETGEVLAKGHTIQAAVDAVSREMCFASPAVFLEKLGIKIDSP, encoded by the coding sequence ATGTTGCGCGCCGAAGTGGAATTAACTGTGCCGTTTCACGACATTGATCTGCTAAACATCGCTTGGCACGGGCATTATTGCAAATATATCGAGATTGCCCGTTGCGCGATGCTGGATAAAATCGGCTACGGTTACATGGCCATGAAAGAAACAGGATACGTCTGGCCGATTGTGGATTTGCAGTTGCGTTATGTGCGTCCTGCGCAGTTCGAGCAGCGGATTCGGGTATCGGCGGAGCTGGTCGAGTGGGAATACCGGATGAAGATCAAGTATTTGGTCGCCGATGCCGAAACCGGCGAAGTCTTAGCCAAGGGCCATACCATCCAGGCGGCCGTCGATGCGGTCAGCCGCGAAATGTGCTTCGCTTCGCCAGCGGTATTTTTGGAAAAACTCGGCATTAAAATCGATTCGCCCTAG
- a CDS encoding LpxL/LpxP family acyltransferase, with amino-acid sequence MTRATAATRHWAAVEENSLLWGIQALVWVYRLFGRWVFRLFLRPVVSYYFLAGRLARESSREYLRHLSRFYPELGLGGGLWQSYLHFLSFGETLLDKIVVWTGNITPEQVDFPNRQLLLDLIEQKRGAMLLSGHIGNLEICQAIATMRGHIHLNILVHTKHAEKFNRLLGSRGSATIQLIQVTELSPAIAISLQEKIERGEFLVMVGDRVPVQGSRTVPASFLGEDAEFPQGPYLLASLLRCPVFTLFCFPVDGRFKIHLEPFSDSIRIPRAEPKRQDMLQSLARQYAERLETYCRIAPLQWFNFYPYWRKPAAGDSGQIAAEDK; translated from the coding sequence ATGACACGCGCAACTGCCGCTACCCGGCATTGGGCCGCTGTAGAGGAAAACAGCCTGTTGTGGGGCATACAGGCTTTGGTATGGGTATATCGGCTGTTCGGCCGCTGGGTATTTCGTTTATTTTTGCGACCGGTGGTGAGTTACTACTTTCTGGCCGGGCGTCTTGCCCGCGAGTCTTCGAGGGAATATCTGCGGCATCTGTCCAGATTTTACCCGGAGTTGGGTTTAGGCGGCGGGCTCTGGCAAAGTTACCTGCATTTCTTAAGCTTCGGCGAAACCTTGCTGGACAAAATTGTGGTGTGGACCGGCAATATCACGCCGGAACAAGTGGATTTTCCTAATCGCCAGCTGCTGCTGGATTTGATCGAGCAAAAACGTGGCGCCATGCTGCTGTCCGGACACATCGGCAATCTGGAAATCTGTCAGGCCATCGCCACGATGCGCGGCCACATCCATCTCAACATCTTAGTGCATACCAAACATGCCGAGAAGTTCAACCGCCTGCTCGGCAGTCGCGGCAGCGCCACGATACAGCTGATACAAGTGACGGAGCTAAGTCCGGCGATTGCGATCAGCTTGCAGGAAAAGATCGAGCGCGGCGAATTTCTGGTAATGGTGGGAGACAGAGTACCTGTGCAAGGCAGTCGCACCGTGCCGGCCAGCTTTCTGGGAGAGGACGCCGAATTTCCGCAAGGTCCGTATCTGTTGGCTTCCTTGTTGCGTTGTCCGGTTTTTACCCTGTTCTGCTTCCCGGTAGACGGACGCTTCAAAATTCATCTTGAACCGTTCTCGGACAGTATTCGTATCCCGCGAGCCGAACCCAAACGACAAGACATGCTGCAATCTCTGGCCAGACAATATGCCGAACGGTTGGAAACGTATTGCCGCATTGCACCACTGCAATGGTTTAATTTTTACCCGTATTGGCGCAAGCCGGCCGCGGGTGATAGCGGTCAGATAGCCGCCGAGGACAAGTAA